One Gloeobacter morelensis MG652769 DNA window includes the following coding sequences:
- the frr gene encoding ribosome recycling factor, which yields MRKAIEATAGNFATIRTGRASTSLLDRINVEYYGQPTPLKTLATVTTPDASTVIIQPYDPSSIRLIEKAILESDLGLPPGNDGKAIRLNIPPLTAERRKDLVKVLRNLAEEGRVAVRNIRRHAIDEVRKEEKDAKISEDESRRLQDEVQKLTDKSIQQIEKLFEAKEKEITTV from the coding sequence ATGCGCAAGGCGATCGAGGCGACGGCGGGCAACTTTGCCACCATCCGCACCGGCCGCGCGTCCACCTCCCTTCTCGACCGCATCAACGTCGAATATTACGGACAGCCGACGCCGCTGAAGACGCTGGCAACGGTTACGACTCCGGACGCTTCGACGGTGATCATCCAGCCTTACGACCCGAGTTCCATCCGGCTCATCGAAAAGGCGATTCTCGAATCGGACCTGGGGCTTCCTCCCGGCAACGACGGTAAGGCCATCCGCCTCAACATTCCACCCCTGACCGCCGAGCGGCGCAAGGATCTCGTCAAGGTGCTGCGCAACCTGGCGGAGGAAGGCCGGGTGGCGGTGCGCAACATCCGCCGCCACGCCATCGACGAAGTGCGCAAAGAAGAAAAAGACGCCAAAATCTCCGAAGACGAATCGCGGCGGTTGCAAGACGAAGTCCAGAAGCTTACCGATAAGTCCATCCAGCAGATCGAAAAATTATTTGAGGCCAAAGAAAAAGAGATCACGACCGTCTGA
- a CDS encoding sensor histidine kinase: MIEPSLFTRTRLQLLAGFLGVLAAILLLFCAGVGGFFRLALAQRFDQQLAAFAHAALSTIDIEEGEFDFRSAPQVSSQPLPTDTEVQWFDPEGRLLREVGALPGIASQLAERPTTGRFENLPGPLRAWVEPVRAPGGTLAGYLRVTRSFEAMEGSFGQLLWGLAAGIPAVLLVSAAGGWWLTGLVIRPVEDTLRRLEQFAADASHELRNPLMAIQSNCAVALKYPEQMRPGDRQKFLRIEDATRQLLTLVQELLMLARTGEGIAAPEPVDLAHLAQELVAEYRPRACECDLQLNLAIEPSPSSWQVSGKAVQLRCLCVNLIENAVKFTPEGGRIDVRLCRTSREVLVQVSDTGVGIAPTDLPHVFDRFWRADRSRHRQGGSGLGLAIARGIAEAHGGTLEARSIPEHGSTFTVRLPAVHESRCQVSG; the protein is encoded by the coding sequence ATGATTGAGCCGTCGCTGTTTACCCGCACCCGCTTGCAGCTGCTGGCCGGTTTTCTGGGGGTGCTTGCGGCAATCTTGCTGCTCTTCTGCGCGGGGGTGGGGGGGTTTTTCCGCCTGGCACTGGCGCAACGCTTCGATCAGCAACTGGCCGCCTTCGCCCACGCCGCCCTCAGCACCATCGACATCGAGGAGGGCGAGTTCGACTTTCGCTCCGCCCCCCAGGTATCTTCCCAACCGCTGCCTACCGACACCGAGGTGCAGTGGTTCGACCCGGAAGGCCGCCTGCTGCGCGAGGTGGGCGCACTGCCGGGGATCGCTTCGCAGCTTGCCGAGCGGCCGACCACCGGCCGCTTCGAGAATTTGCCCGGCCCCTTGCGCGCCTGGGTGGAGCCGGTGCGCGCCCCCGGCGGCACCCTCGCGGGTTATCTGCGGGTGACCCGCTCTTTTGAAGCCATGGAAGGTTCCTTTGGGCAACTGCTCTGGGGTTTGGCGGCGGGTATCCCGGCGGTCTTGCTGGTGAGCGCGGCGGGCGGCTGGTGGCTCACGGGCCTGGTGATCCGACCGGTGGAGGACACCCTGCGCAGACTGGAACAGTTCGCCGCCGACGCCAGCCACGAGTTGCGCAATCCCCTGATGGCCATCCAGAGCAACTGTGCGGTCGCCCTCAAGTATCCCGAGCAGATGCGCCCCGGCGACCGGCAAAAGTTTTTGCGCATCGAGGACGCCACCCGCCAACTGCTCACCCTCGTGCAGGAGTTGCTGATGCTGGCGCGTACCGGCGAGGGGATCGCAGCTCCCGAGCCGGTCGACCTGGCGCATTTGGCGCAGGAACTGGTGGCGGAGTACCGTCCGCGCGCCTGCGAATGCGATTTGCAATTGAACCTTGCGATCGAACCGTCGCCATCCTCCTGGCAAGTGTCGGGCAAGGCGGTCCAACTGCGCTGTCTGTGTGTCAACTTGATCGAAAATGCCGTCAAATTCACTCCCGAAGGGGGCCGCATCGACGTCCGCCTGTGCCGCACGTCCCGGGAAGTCCTGGTGCAAGTCAGCGACACCGGTGTCGGCATCGCCCCGACCGACCTGCCCCACGTCTTCGACCGCTTCTGGCGGGCGGACCGCTCGCGCCACCGCCAGGGCGGCAGCGGCCTGGGTCTGGCCATCGCCCGGGGCATCGCCGAGGCCCATGGCGGTACCCTCGAAGCCCGGAGCATCCCCGAGCACGGCAGCACCTTCACCGTGCGCCTACCCGCTGTCCATGAGAGCAGGTGTCAGGTGTCAGGGTAA
- a CDS encoding tetratricopeptide repeat protein produces MNDNLRILYLIGLAVLLGWLAWQVFRQVRRNVGVEGVINKLQPKTKDGQASAQDYYELGCAYLEKRLYMDATENFKKALQANPEFAEAHNNLGFCHFQQRQYDLAIREYKDAVRFKPDYVSALNNLGHALEMKGQAVQALEAYDQVLTLQPANATAERRARALRKRVPSTADG; encoded by the coding sequence ATGAACGACAATCTTCGCATTCTCTATTTGATCGGTCTGGCGGTGCTGCTGGGCTGGTTGGCCTGGCAGGTCTTCCGGCAGGTGCGCCGCAACGTCGGGGTCGAAGGGGTGATCAACAAGCTCCAACCCAAGACCAAAGACGGCCAGGCCAGTGCCCAGGATTATTACGAACTGGGCTGCGCCTATCTTGAGAAGCGACTCTACATGGACGCCACCGAGAACTTCAAAAAAGCGCTCCAGGCCAACCCCGAATTCGCCGAGGCTCACAACAATCTGGGCTTCTGCCACTTCCAACAGCGCCAGTACGACCTGGCCATCCGCGAGTACAAAGACGCCGTCCGCTTCAAGCCCGATTACGTCTCCGCCCTCAACAACTTGGGCCACGCCCTGGAGATGAAGGGCCAGGCCGTCCAGGCTCTCGAAGCCTACGATCAGGTGCTCACCCTGCAACCTGCCAACGCCACCGCCGAGCGGCGGGCGCGGGCCTTGCGCAAACGCGTTCCTTCCACCGCCGATGGCTGA
- a CDS encoding TonB-dependent receptor plug domain-containing protein translates to MVLGWSRGVALTVALGSAALAGGAVRAEQASDLLKDQTQAQGLIEPAVVGEDLPEVTVTASKSREEQVFRVPLPVTVLSQQRASERDGTTIVDLLKGETGVWVQSSGPGQGTPFVRGVTGREVLLLQDGFRISPAFIRSGPNQYLALLDPYAFERLEVARGPVSVLYGSDALGGAVNVVGSTPQFTGEATQAKGRVYAGYGTANAERSGRLEVSRAARARLSAWGSPTGASTIFTWGAAPTRSCCSRTPIRAWRAARATSITRVN, encoded by the coding sequence GTGGTTTTGGGGTGGAGTAGGGGTGTCGCGCTGACGGTGGCCCTGGGAAGCGCCGCGCTGGCGGGGGGTGCTGTGCGCGCCGAGCAGGCAAGCGATTTGCTCAAGGATCAGACCCAGGCACAGGGGCTCATCGAGCCGGCGGTGGTTGGCGAAGATCTGCCGGAGGTGACGGTCACGGCGAGCAAAAGCCGCGAGGAGCAGGTCTTCCGGGTACCCCTGCCGGTGACGGTGCTTTCGCAGCAGCGCGCCAGCGAGCGCGACGGCACGACGATCGTCGATCTGCTCAAAGGCGAGACCGGCGTGTGGGTGCAGTCGAGCGGACCGGGCCAGGGGACCCCTTTCGTGCGCGGGGTGACCGGGCGCGAGGTGCTGCTATTGCAGGACGGCTTTCGCATCAGTCCGGCTTTTATTCGCTCCGGGCCGAACCAGTATCTGGCGCTATTGGACCCGTATGCCTTCGAGCGCCTGGAGGTGGCCCGCGGCCCGGTCTCGGTGCTCTACGGCAGCGACGCGCTGGGTGGAGCAGTGAATGTTGTGGGCTCTACTCCCCAATTCACCGGCGAAGCGACCCAGGCGAAGGGGCGGGTCTACGCCGGGTACGGCACGGCTAACGCCGAGAGAAGCGGCAGGCTTGAAGTGTCGCGGGCAGCGAGGGCAAGGCTTTCAGCCTGGGGCTCACCTACCGGGGCTTCGACGATTTTCACCTGGGGGGCAGCCCCAACCCGCAGCTGTTGTTCCCGAACGCCGATCCGCGCCTGGCGGGCGGCACGGGCTACGAGTATTACGCGGGTCAACTAA
- a CDS encoding methyltransferase domain-containing protein, which translates to MITLPRASRPDEGDDGLFYQQPRLVQHIDLGFIASLQEVFRQYLPENATILDTMSSWVSHLPEDLKTAKVVGHGMNSVELAANPRLDEFFVQNLNQNPKLPLADNTFDAALNTVSIQYLVDAPGVLAEVNRVLKPGGAVIISFSNRMFPTKAVHRWQNSEEEERVDLVQQYLLAAGGYTDLRVHRKLPTGLTFFFSQQRDPFYCVTARKAAADIRG; encoded by the coding sequence ATGATTACATTGCCAAGAGCGAGCCGCCCCGACGAAGGCGACGATGGGCTTTTCTACCAGCAGCCGCGGCTGGTGCAGCACATCGACCTCGGTTTTATCGCCAGCTTGCAGGAAGTCTTCCGGCAGTACCTGCCTGAGAACGCCACGATCCTGGACACGATGAGCAGTTGGGTCTCCCACCTGCCCGAGGATCTGAAGACTGCCAAGGTCGTCGGCCACGGCATGAACAGCGTCGAACTGGCGGCCAACCCGCGCCTGGACGAATTTTTTGTACAAAACCTCAACCAGAATCCGAAATTGCCCCTGGCGGACAACACCTTCGATGCGGCGCTCAACACTGTCTCCATTCAGTACCTGGTGGACGCGCCAGGCGTGCTAGCGGAGGTCAACCGGGTGCTCAAACCGGGCGGCGCAGTGATTATCAGCTTCTCCAACCGCATGTTTCCGACCAAGGCGGTGCACCGCTGGCAAAACAGCGAAGAGGAGGAGCGCGTCGATCTCGTCCAGCAATATCTGCTTGCTGCTGGGGGCTACACCGATCTGCGGGTGCACCGGAAGTTGCCCACGGGATTGACGTTCTTTTTCTCGCAGCAGCGCGATCCGTTTTATTGCGTGACGGCGCGCAAGGCGGCAGCCGACATCCGGGGGTAG
- a CDS encoding response regulator transcription factor — protein MVRILIAEDDERIAIPLAEDLTHQHYLVDVAADGKAAWHYASTYHYDVLLLDVMLPEIDGFALCRQLREAGYEQPILMLTALDRTTDRVAGLDSGADDYLVKPFSLEELGARVRALLRRSGPTRGPVLKAGPLSLDPLMLQATYGGLPLHLTPKEYRLLECLLRHPGQIFSRETLLDRLWEPAHAGGDDAVKALVLRLRRKLQEAGAPQDLLKTVHGFGYCFNRSAMEFE, from the coding sequence ATGGTCCGGATCTTGATCGCCGAGGACGACGAGCGCATTGCGATCCCGCTTGCTGAAGATCTCACCCACCAGCACTACCTGGTGGACGTGGCGGCGGACGGCAAAGCCGCCTGGCACTACGCCAGCACCTACCACTACGACGTGCTTCTACTCGATGTGATGCTGCCGGAGATCGACGGCTTCGCCCTGTGCAGGCAACTGCGCGAGGCAGGTTACGAGCAACCCATCTTGATGCTCACTGCCCTCGATCGCACCACGGACCGGGTGGCCGGGCTCGATAGCGGTGCAGACGATTATCTGGTCAAACCCTTCAGCCTGGAGGAACTGGGAGCGAGGGTGCGGGCGCTGCTCCGGCGCAGTGGTCCGACCCGGGGGCCGGTGCTCAAAGCCGGACCCCTCAGCCTCGATCCGCTGATGCTGCAGGCTACCTACGGCGGCTTGCCTTTGCACTTGACCCCCAAGGAGTACCGGTTGCTCGAATGCCTGCTGCGCCATCCCGGGCAGATCTTCAGCCGCGAGACGCTCCTAGACCGGCTGTGGGAACCCGCCCATGCCGGGGGAGACGACGCCGTCAAAGCCCTGGTGCTGCGCCTCAGGCGCAAATTGCAAGAAGCCGGAGCCCCGCAGGACTTGCTCAAGACGGTGCACGGCTTCGGCTACTGCTTCAATCGCTCCGCGATGGAATTCGAATGA
- a CDS encoding chlororespiratory reduction protein 7 has product MAEDEAYYVLLRTGQEEQFVTEAELQAVLADAVRRAEGLEGEALAHQVKFLLDTACDYPTLPGEYLQWYSVRLEKK; this is encoded by the coding sequence ATGGCTGAGGACGAAGCCTACTACGTGCTGCTGCGCACCGGCCAGGAAGAACAGTTCGTCACCGAAGCCGAACTGCAGGCCGTTCTCGCCGATGCCGTCCGGCGGGCAGAGGGCCTTGAGGGCGAAGCTCTGGCCCACCAGGTCAAATTTTTGCTCGACACCGCCTGCGACTACCCGACACTGCCCGGCGAGTACCTGCAGTGGTACAGCGTGCGCCTCGAAAAAAAATGA
- a CDS encoding bifunctional YncE family protein/alkaline phosphatase family protein — MDNHNLDSKETSSRWRWPLSRPLTIGAVVLGVLGSTALVATSIGSQSVYYRAPAGDLPATRQYTVGGYQGAVLPNGRFITPIGIEVDVTAPKPFGMVLSPDGDTLLTVNSGSTPFSVTLIRYVKSANPQATRIDLDATFIGAAFAPDGSRFYVAGGENGNIWVGDTAAAKIVGSVNLNGSERAYTPPVDPKLQPQPYFKGTFPGQMALSGDGRYLYVVDQASFQVFVVDTSKIATGTDDQGLITEPNNFEAVVRSVKVGRYPFGITLSADNKTLFVANVGVFQYTSLAPASPTGDNNKDYPLCYPGAGYPEETVRSRQIQITKVDPRNLPPTLRDPRGIRCGYIPQSQSYTVPGLGSPNVPESSSVYVLDVSTPTEPVLKKVVKPGPLVGQLEEGIETYSGSHPNAVAISPSYIYVSNGNNDSVSVLDPRTYRELSRINLSVLQGLDRRLKGIQPVALALSPDNQYLYVAQAGINAVAMVRLEGSGGRVMGHIPTGWWPSSVQVSADGKSLYVASANGRGAGPNNDTPPDNLGSPKSSTIGTVNLFAVPSGPQLERYTQRVLVNNGFVSRPLTDTENPIPSRIGVASKQIKHVIFLNKENVTHDLLLGDITQTRKGVPVNGEPSYALGANASPNHHELALAFAFSDNFYLEPNVSSDGHRWLTNTYTTEFEQTHWPASYGGRRNDAGTDPEVFGPYPGRLGFTDANGSPDPHDYNQHGGIYLHLARNGKSFVNFGNGYEFAIVAADFGTEPTGIRQQVNVPMEKVVRDNSDHLFPEYNTKIPDAPLQEDPTRFNRYARFKQVFESQYVDRKTNTCKLPDYVDLFYPNDHGGGANDIFPDGPAWDYTRYVQDNDAALGLTVELISKSPCWKDTVIFVTEDDTQNGFDHVDGSRTIFLAISPWVKREYVSKTHTSLASIFKTTHLILGIPPLNQYDAAATDLRDMFTSTPDFTPYTFVPIQYVAKANPAWKALTKDIDFSRPDADELKLRRAILLSSGLPRK, encoded by the coding sequence ATGGATAACCATAATCTCGATAGCAAAGAAACATCGTCCCGTTGGCGCTGGCCCCTCTCGCGCCCACTCACCATCGGGGCGGTGGTGCTGGGCGTGCTGGGCTCCACAGCCCTGGTCGCCACCTCGATCGGTTCGCAGTCGGTGTATTATCGCGCCCCGGCGGGCGACTTGCCCGCCACGCGCCAGTACACCGTGGGCGGCTACCAGGGGGCAGTTTTGCCCAACGGCCGCTTTATCACGCCCATCGGCATCGAGGTGGACGTGACCGCGCCCAAGCCTTTCGGTATGGTGCTCTCCCCCGACGGCGACACGCTACTCACCGTCAACAGCGGCAGCACGCCCTTCTCGGTGACGCTGATTCGCTACGTCAAAAGCGCCAATCCCCAGGCGACCCGCATCGACCTGGATGCCACCTTCATCGGGGCGGCTTTTGCCCCGGACGGCTCCCGCTTCTACGTGGCCGGGGGCGAAAACGGCAATATCTGGGTGGGCGACACCGCCGCCGCCAAGATCGTGGGTTCGGTGAACCTGAACGGCTCCGAGCGCGCCTACACCCCGCCGGTTGATCCCAAGCTGCAGCCCCAGCCCTACTTCAAAGGCACCTTCCCCGGCCAGATGGCCCTGAGCGGCGACGGGCGCTACCTCTATGTCGTCGATCAAGCCAGCTTCCAGGTCTTCGTCGTCGACACGAGCAAAATCGCTACCGGCACCGACGATCAAGGACTGATCACCGAGCCGAACAACTTCGAGGCGGTGGTGCGCTCGGTGAAAGTGGGCCGCTATCCCTTCGGGATCACCCTTTCTGCCGACAACAAGACACTCTTCGTGGCCAACGTCGGGGTGTTCCAGTACACCAGCCTCGCTCCCGCAAGCCCGACCGGCGACAACAACAAAGATTATCCGCTCTGCTACCCGGGAGCGGGCTATCCCGAGGAGACCGTCCGCTCGCGCCAGATCCAGATCACCAAGGTGGACCCTCGCAATTTACCCCCCACCCTGCGCGATCCGCGGGGCATCCGCTGCGGCTACATCCCCCAGAGCCAGTCCTACACCGTCCCCGGACTCGGCAGCCCGAACGTTCCGGAATCTTCCTCGGTCTATGTCCTGGATGTGTCCACCCCCACCGAGCCGGTGCTCAAAAAAGTGGTCAAACCCGGACCGCTGGTGGGCCAGCTCGAAGAAGGCATCGAGACCTACAGCGGCAGCCACCCGAATGCGGTGGCCATCTCGCCTTCGTACATTTATGTCTCCAACGGCAACAACGACAGCGTCTCGGTGCTCGACCCGCGCACCTACCGCGAACTGAGCCGGATCAACTTGAGCGTACTGCAGGGATTGGACCGCCGCCTCAAGGGCATCCAGCCGGTGGCCTTGGCCCTTAGTCCCGACAATCAGTACCTCTACGTCGCCCAGGCAGGCATCAACGCCGTCGCCATGGTGCGCCTCGAAGGCAGCGGCGGCCGGGTGATGGGCCATATCCCGACCGGCTGGTGGCCGAGCAGCGTGCAAGTCAGTGCCGACGGCAAGAGCCTTTACGTGGCAAGCGCCAACGGCCGCGGGGCCGGACCCAACAACGACACGCCCCCCGACAACCTGGGTTCTCCCAAATCGAGCACGATCGGCACGGTGAATCTGTTTGCCGTTCCTTCCGGGCCGCAGCTGGAGCGCTACACCCAGCGGGTGCTCGTCAACAACGGCTTTGTGTCCCGGCCGCTCACCGACACCGAGAACCCAATTCCAAGCCGCATCGGCGTGGCGAGCAAGCAGATCAAACACGTCATTTTCCTCAACAAAGAAAATGTCACCCACGATCTCCTGCTGGGCGACATCACCCAGACCCGCAAAGGGGTGCCGGTCAACGGCGAGCCGAGCTACGCCCTCGGGGCGAACGCGAGCCCCAACCACCACGAACTGGCCCTCGCTTTCGCCTTCAGCGACAACTTCTACCTGGAGCCGAACGTCTCCTCCGACGGTCACCGCTGGCTGACCAACACCTACACCACCGAGTTCGAGCAGACCCACTGGCCGGCTTCCTACGGCGGGCGGCGCAACGACGCGGGCACCGACCCGGAGGTGTTCGGCCCCTACCCGGGCCGCCTGGGCTTCACCGACGCCAACGGTTCGCCCGACCCCCACGATTACAACCAGCACGGCGGGATCTACTTGCACCTGGCGCGCAACGGCAAATCTTTCGTCAACTTCGGCAACGGCTACGAATTTGCGATCGTCGCGGCGGATTTTGGCACCGAGCCCACCGGCATCCGCCAACAGGTGAACGTGCCGATGGAAAAGGTCGTGCGCGACAACAGCGACCACCTCTTCCCCGAGTACAACACCAAGATCCCCGACGCGCCCCTGCAGGAAGATCCGACCCGCTTCAACCGCTACGCGCGCTTCAAGCAGGTCTTTGAATCCCAGTACGTCGATCGCAAGACCAACACCTGCAAATTGCCCGATTACGTGGACCTGTTCTACCCGAACGACCACGGCGGTGGTGCCAACGACATCTTCCCGGACGGCCCCGCCTGGGATTACACCCGCTATGTGCAAGACAACGACGCCGCCTTGGGCCTCACCGTCGAGCTGATTTCTAAAAGCCCCTGCTGGAAGGACACGGTCATCTTCGTCACCGAGGATGACACCCAGAACGGCTTCGATCACGTCGACGGCAGCCGCACGATTTTCCTGGCCATCAGCCCCTGGGTGAAGCGCGAGTACGTGAGCAAAACCCACACCAGCCTCGCGAGCATCTTCAAGACCACCCACTTGATCTTGGGCATTCCCCCGCTCAACCAGTACGACGCGGCGGCCACCGACCTGCGCGACATGTTCACCAGCACCCCCGATTTCACGCCCTACACCTTCGTGCCGATCCAGTACGTGGCGAAGGCCAACCCGGCCTGGAAGGCGCTTACCAAGGATATCGACTTCAGCCGCCCGGACGCGGACGAGCTGAAGCTGCGTCGGGCCATTCTGCTCTCCTCGGGCCTACCGCGCAAATAG
- a CDS encoding type II toxin-antitoxin system Phd/YefM family antitoxin, translating to MISETSAVAFRQNLGEMLNQVQYRHDSILIKKDGKPVAALVDARLFERIRRMQSRFDALCQRIEAGYAQVPEAEGLAEIDATVAQVRAGR from the coding sequence ATGATCAGCGAAACCAGCGCCGTCGCCTTCCGCCAGAACCTGGGCGAGATGCTCAATCAGGTGCAGTACCGTCACGACAGCATCCTCATCAAGAAGGACGGCAAGCCGGTGGCCGCCTTGGTCGATGCCCGTCTGTTCGAACGCATCCGCCGCATGCAGTCCCGCTTCGATGCCTTGTGCCAGCGCATCGAGGCCGGGTACGCCCAGGTTCCCGAGGCCGAGGGCCTGGCCGAAATCGACGCGACTGTTGCCCAAGTGCGCGCCGGGCGCTGA
- a CDS encoding TonB-dependent receptor gives MEGNFFNSPNPNLRPEQVFSIDTGFKFRTGTFTGELFGFWSKYSDRILTVLTGNTVGGLAERRQENAASQIIGGIEFGGQWRVIPELALLGTATWTQGDTTLNTGDVVPADRIPPFNGIVGVRYESPAGKFYVEPLLRYAGAQNRLAPNNRTDNRINPNGTPGFFVFDVRAGMLVSESLWLRLVAQNLTNNNYREHGSSLDGLGTNIFFNVDYRY, from the coding sequence GTGGAGGGCAATTTCTTCAACTCCCCCAACCCGAACCTGCGCCCCGAGCAGGTCTTCTCGATCGACACGGGCTTCAAGTTCCGCACAGGCACCTTCACAGGCGAACTGTTCGGCTTCTGGAGCAAGTACTCCGACCGCATCCTCACGGTGCTCACCGGCAACACGGTGGGGGGCCTGGCGGAGCGGCGCCAGGAGAACGCCGCGAGCCAGATTATCGGCGGCATCGAATTTGGCGGCCAGTGGCGGGTGATTCCCGAATTGGCCCTCTTGGGCACCGCCACCTGGACCCAGGGGGACACCACCCTCAACACCGGCGACGTCGTACCCGCCGACCGCATTCCGCCATTTAACGGCATCGTCGGGGTGCGCTACGAATCGCCGGCAGGCAAATTCTACGTCGAGCCGCTGTTGCGCTACGCAGGCGCTCAGAACCGTTTGGCCCCGAACAACCGCACCGACAACCGCATCAACCCGAACGGCACCCCCGGCTTTTTCGTCTTCGATGTGCGCGCGGGAATGTTGGTGAGCGAAAGCCTCTGGCTGCGGCTGGTCGCCCAGAACCTCACCAACAATAACTACCGCGAGCACGGCAGTTCCCTCGACGGGCTGGGGACAAACATCTTTTTCAACGTCGACTATCGCTATTGA
- a CDS encoding homogentisate phytyltransferase has translation MPPTLQAFWKFTRPHTIYGTAASLIGIFVIASAHLGAVTPEGLAALLVAQVSCLCANVYIVGLNQLTDVEIDRINKPYLPIASGEISPRTGAVLVGALGVAALGIALLQNPYLFATVAASVLIGTAYSLPPLRLKRFALFASLCIFTVRGLIVNLGLWGYFLEQAGQPVRFDPAILCLSLFVTLFTFVIAIFKDIPDMEGDRRFAITTFSLRLGRRFVFDLSCWLLVATYLLVSALSALFRPPAGVAFLFAFHAAVLAVFFYRRGRVELKDNVEVTNFYQFIWKLYYVEYLVYPLTWWL, from the coding sequence ATGCCGCCGACGCTACAAGCCTTCTGGAAATTCACCCGCCCGCACACCATCTACGGCACCGCCGCGAGCTTGATCGGCATTTTCGTGATTGCCTCGGCACACCTGGGCGCTGTTACCCCTGAAGGGCTCGCAGCACTGCTTGTCGCCCAGGTGAGCTGTTTGTGCGCCAACGTCTATATCGTCGGCCTCAACCAGCTTACCGATGTTGAGATTGACCGTATCAACAAGCCCTACCTGCCTATCGCGAGCGGCGAGATTTCGCCGCGCACCGGGGCGGTGCTGGTGGGCGCCCTTGGAGTAGCAGCACTCGGAATCGCCCTGCTGCAAAATCCGTACCTGTTTGCCACGGTGGCGGCAAGCGTCCTCATCGGCACCGCCTACTCGCTGCCGCCCCTGCGCCTGAAGCGCTTTGCGCTGTTCGCTTCGCTGTGCATCTTCACCGTGCGCGGGCTTATCGTCAATCTGGGGCTGTGGGGCTATTTTCTGGAGCAAGCCGGCCAGCCCGTCCGGTTCGATCCGGCAATTTTGTGCCTGAGCCTGTTTGTGACCTTGTTTACCTTTGTAATCGCCATTTTCAAGGACATCCCCGACATGGAAGGGGACCGACGCTTTGCGATCACTACCTTTTCACTGCGCCTCGGCAGGCGCTTTGTCTTTGACTTGTCGTGCTGGCTGCTGGTGGCGACTTACCTGCTGGTCAGCGCCCTGAGCGCCTTGTTTCGCCCACCTGCCGGGGTAGCCTTTTTGTTCGCTTTTCATGCTGCGGTGCTGGCGGTTTTCTTCTATCGCCGTGGCCGGGTGGAGCTTAAGGACAATGTCGAAGTGACCAATTTTTATCAGTTCATCTGGAAGCTTTATTACGTGGAATATCTGGTTTATCCGCTCACCTGGTGGCTGTGA
- a CDS encoding putative toxin-antitoxin system toxin component, PIN family, with translation MPALSVVLDTNVLLSGIAYPASVPGKLIAAWKHGALDIVLSAYILDELRRVLPKLAHRHGLSAGEIDDLIDALAIQAELVEPEASNDPALSDANDQPVLGTLVAALRGGQAQTLITGDRALLALRDRYPIRTPAEFWAVHGGV, from the coding sequence GTGCCCGCGCTGAGCGTGGTGCTGGACACCAACGTCCTGCTGTCCGGCATCGCCTACCCCGCCAGTGTGCCGGGCAAGCTCATCGCCGCGTGGAAGCACGGCGCGCTGGACATCGTGCTCTCGGCCTACATCCTCGACGAGTTGCGGCGCGTGCTGCCAAAACTCGCGCACCGGCACGGCCTGAGCGCAGGTGAGATCGACGACCTCATCGACGCCCTCGCGATCCAGGCCGAACTCGTTGAACCTGAAGCCAGCAACGATCCCGCATTGTCCGACGCCAACGACCAGCCCGTGCTGGGCACGCTGGTCGCCGCGCTGCGCGGCGGACAGGCGCAGACGCTCATCACCGGCGACAGGGCCTTGCTGGCCTTGCGCGACCGCTACCCGATCCGCACCCCGGCGGAGTTCTGGGCAGTGCACGGTGGCGTTTGA